From the genome of Pirellulales bacterium:
GCCGGTATGAGTTCGTCGTCGAAGCCCGAGATCCGAATCCACATCCGCTGGATGATCCGCCGCGACATGGCGGATGTGATCGCGATCGAGAATGAAAGCTTTGAGTTCCCCTGGTCGGAGGACGACTTCGTCCGCTGTCTGCGGCAGCGGAACTGCATCGGCATGGTCGCGGAAATGGACGACCAGGTAGTCGGATTCATGATCTACGAGCTGCATAAGAACCGGCTGCATATTCTCAACTTCGCCGTGGCCGACCGCTATCGCCGCCTGGGCATCGGATCGCAGATGGTGGCGAAGCTGGCCGGCAAATTGTCGGATCAGCGGCGGACGCGAATTCTGCTCGAGATTCGCGAAACGAATCTGCCCGCCCAACTGTTCTTCCGGCACAACGGCTTCCGCGCCGTGTCGGTGTTGCACGAATTCTATGAAGACACGCCGGAAGACGCGTATCTCATGCAGTTTCGCCACGCCAACGACGAGCCCGACATTATTCC
Proteins encoded in this window:
- the rimI gene encoding ribosomal protein S18-alanine N-acetyltransferase, which encodes MSSSSKPEIRIHIRWMIRRDMADVIAIENESFEFPWSEDDFVRCLRQRNCIGMVAEMDDQVVGFMIYELHKNRLHILNFAVADRYRRLGIGSQMVAKLAGKLSDQRRTRILLEIRETNLPAQLFFRHNGFRAVSVLHEFYEDTPEDAYLMQFRHANDEPDIIPFNRIARLAG